The genomic segment GCTACGGCATTATTTTCCTAAGGTTAGCTTTttaagtccagcataaaagatgaattcttaaactgaacgcagtagggattcatggaaatgcatgtacatggattagtgagtggttaacatgcagaaaacagaaagtactgattagaggagaaacctcgaaatggagcgaggtaaccagtggtgtaccacagggatcagtattaggtcctctgctattcctaatctacattaatgacagattctgatatagtaagcaaacttgttcaatatgcagacgacacaaaaatagggggagtggcaaacaccgttgagcagtaaaggtcattcaaaatgatctagacagcattcagaactgggcagacatggcaaatgacacttaatagagaaaagtgtaaggtactgcacgcaggcaataaaaatgtgcattataaataccatatgggagatactgaaattcaagaagtaatctatgaaaaagacctaggagtttatgttgattcagaaatgtcttcatctagacaatgtggggaagctataaaaaaggccaacaagatgcttggatatattgtgaaaagtgctgaatttaaatcaagggaagtaatgttaaaactttacaatgcattagtaagtcctcatctagaatactgtgttcagttctggtcacctcgctagaaagagtgcaaagaagagcgaccggaattattccgggtttaaaaggcatatcatatgcagacaggcttaaagaattgaatctattcagtcttgaacaaagaaaactatgcgacgatctgattcaagaatTGAACAttctaaaaaggtattgacaatgtcaacccaagggactttttcaacctgaaaaaagaaaaaaggacctggggtcacaaatggagattagataaaggggcattcagaacacaaaataggaggcacttttttatgcagagaattgtgagggtctggaaccaactccccagtaatgttgttgaggctgacaccctgggatctttcaagaagctgcttgatgagattctgagatcaataagctaccaaccaccaaatgagcaaaatgggccgaatggcctcctctcgtttgtaaactttcttatgttcttatgcaataGTTGCTGTCAGTGTGTTTAAATCATGTGATTGAAGCAACGTGTTGTGGAAGGctgtatttggttttgttttaataagtacAAACACAGCCAAACTATGTGAATTTATATAAGTGGTTGTATTTTTAAGGTAATACTTTGTGTAGATTTAAAACTAACATTAAAAATGGCATAGCGATTGCAATTTGTCAATGTAGTTCTTTTTTCTGTGTGATGTTTCATCTATGCAGCTGATCCCTTTCTCTACAAAACTTTCTTGCTActgtacaaaatacattttttatttaaaactaggATCGACAATAAAACATGTGTCTTAAGGCTAGACATTATACAGTTTATTTGTAATggcttaaacaaacaaataaataaataaataaatacttacatgACATCTTGAAGCAAGATACTGACAAGCTAAATGGAACTGTAAAACatggaaacattttaacattaaaatgtattAGCCTTTACAATgttacacattaaaaatgttaacacAGAACCAGATTTAAACCATGTAATATCGGTTGCGCAAGAGACTGATGTACCAAAACGTCTATATTATACACAgaagacctttttatttgatagACGTTTAAGCactagaaagaaaacactgtgaaCAACTAACCTTCCTGATAATTATATTAATACAGCAACATAGGACTAAAGGTGGCATTGAGTCCATTATCAAAGAATAATTGCAAAACATTTAGAATCAAGGGGATTCAGAGACATCATGAACCAAGGTGTTCATGGTTTAGTGCTGCATAGTTAAAACATTCACTATTACATTTCAATCTGCAGTTTGCTTCAAAGAGAAAAGTATCTACTACTGAAAATGAAGTGAAAGGTACAACTTACCTTATCTAGTTTTCGTGACCGAAGAGCATGTGAAGCGCTATGATACTGTGATGTGAGATAAAGGCACTGCGCTAGCCAGTAAACATCTTGGGGATCCTCTACACAGAGAGTGTACAGTCAATACTGAGCTTGTTACTACATGCAATGCATGCATTCCATGTTGAATTAATGACAGATAACAACCAACTGGTCTACCTTTCTTCTTGAACTAAACTTTGCTTAATGGGGATAACTAATGAAATAATCTCCAAGTTGCCTGCTTTCACTTCCATTCTCAATGTAGGGCTCACATGCATAATTTGAAAAGCATTGCGTGTCACAGCAAATACACACTGAGTGCTGCACCCCAATATCCCGAGGAGGGCCCGGGAATTGCAATGGACAAACTAGGGGAGTCAGTCCACCGTGACCGCacagaggttgtttaatgtccaGAACAGAATAGAAGGTGTAGAAAGGCAGGGAGAATTTCACTCTCAAAGTGCATGTGCTATTAAGATggttataaataacaaaatacatgtttgatgTAACATGTAGCcctatttcttttaaaattgcaGACCTAGAGAAAGGTATGGAATACTTTCATAAGTTATACCCCTGAATAGCCAACATGTTCGTGTCTCCCAAAAGTTCACATCGGCACTTTAACAATGGGATCAATAAAGGTTAACATAATATCAAactcccccccaccacccccaaaAAATCTGCCTCAAACTTGTATTATCCCACATGTGTAGTCAGGATAGGGGTCACACCCATGGCAAAAGTACTACCAATTAGAAGTTAACTAACTCATGTGTGTGGTACAGTAAAGAGGCATATGTTGGTGACAATCAAATACTAAGATGTAATATTAGGACACTATTAAGGTACTACCCACCCACCCAAAAACATAATATTAATAAAGCTTACCATGAGACAGCGATGCAACTTTGTCTGCCCAAAATAAGGCACTCTGATAttgttgctgtaaaataaaaagaatatgcTGCATCATTTCAatcttaaatacataaaaactatGCACTGGACAGTACcaccaaaaaactaaaacaaaagatACTGACTTAAGACTGAGGCCTATTGCGACATAAATTAAATGTCGTACATACATTTTCTGACTGGGCTTGTATTAAAATATAACCGAAAGCATTCACTGAAAGCAATAAAGTACACTTACAAACAccgggtatttatttatttatttatttatttatttaattaattaattatctatttattattcatttgccATACAGCCCCCAATTTACTGTCATCAATGATAAAAAGTTACCTGATCGATATACTGCCGGACGCGTTTCCGCAATCCCTCCAGGTTCATGTTAATAACTCCGATTAGCAATTTAAACCACACAAACTGTCCATACTAATgagaacacacaaatgcaatattatttttgttctgctttaactgaaaacacaaaccaaagcCCCAAGCCCGCCGCTTCTATGAACCTGTGGTGTTACACTTATGTTTGTCCTCTCGGAAACGGGTGCTGATTACAGAACCAACAACATACCATGGACACAGGTCTCTCTCACTCCCTGGCAAATCAGTAGACATTTGATGTAGTGGCTGTAGTGTCATTGTTTGTTGCTGTCACCTACTGTATAACTTAGAAGTAAACTTAACAAAAATGATGGTTAAGACTAAATTATaaacatattaaatatttaaagagaTTACATAGCCTTCTAACACTCAGGTGGTACTGGGTGTTCCACCCACCAGTGAAAAGAACACATTCGTTTCTAAAATTAAAAAGGGTAAACGTTCAAATCTAAAGCATTTAATCCTGTAGTTTTCTAAATGTCTGTTATCACGTTTTAAGGAATTTGTTtggaagaactttttttttattttctcagcaCTAATACAATATTGTAGCGAACGCGCTGTAATCAAGAGTCGTGATGCAGGTATGCGTTTCCAAACATCAGGTCTTTTATTAGGTGCATTTCAGGATCACACAACAAATGGACAGGGCTCTTTCTCAGCACTTCTCTATACACTCCACCACACTCCAACCAGAGTAGCTTGCCGGCTCTCCTTAAATACCCGCCCCCAACATTAAACAGCAACATTGTACACACCAACCGATCAGAGCCCCAAAACCGACAATTCCCCCATGCCTAGATTGCAAGCCCCGAGCTCCATGCAACAGGAGCTCAGAGTCCTGCAGGTACAGTGCGTCTTTTGAACAGTcccacaacacaacacagacgcAGCACAGCCCCCATCCTTAATTCTTCTCGTCCCCGAAAGGTGAACACAAAGTTCCGAAGATGATAGGAGAGGCGTCTGTGTTGATGTGGCCGATGCAAACCAGTGGCAGGGACCTTGACAAGTATGCAAGCCCGTTTGCAGGCACATGCCAAGATATTAAGTTTATTGAATATTATTGTAAATcagtttaattacaaaacatttttatttaaacatttaaatcttCTATATTTTTGCAATTTCTCTCAAATACAGTAAAATTGTGTAAACAAATTTCAATCCCTATGTTATTCCATGGTACAGGGAAGCAAGGTAATGCATACAGAAGTATGATAACTAACACTTAAAGTCTAGTAGAGTTGCAACACATAGTAAACTGCAGTGCAAAGTGTGGTTGTTTAAATATACAGTGGTGGGACATCTATTCTTAGGTGGAGCAGTTTACTGTAGataattattcagaaaaaaagtctAAATGGAGAGAAAAGCAATGGTACGTAACACAGGGGTGTTGCTAAAAGTGCAAGGGGTGCTGCTGCTCCAGCCTTTGTCTTCCATCACACTTCAAAAAGGGACaaatatgttaacattttttaaatttttctgttCAAAATACTCATAAAACAGCAGGCCTAACAAATAATGACAAATGGGTTAAAGGACTAACTGGCACTTTTCTACTAGGCAGCAGACACCGCCAAGTACCCTACCGCCAGTAACCTCAGTTTTAACCCTATAGTGGCACATTAAAATGACCATATATGGGTGTGGATATGACCACTTTTTGTTACAGCCCTTGTTTCTCAACCATAAATCAGAAATTAATTTCAACTGGCTGACTGTGACTGGAGGAATTTCATATTCAGGTTCTTTATATTCGGGGGAGCAGCACCAGTGTACAACCACAGAGACAGAAATATATTTCGAAATTTTATTCCAGATGCCAGTAAACAAACTAAAAGACAGCCGCCATAaaattaataagaaaataaaacgaAACCCTAAATTAGACAATAAGACAACTAACTACAacctattaaaatatattaaaaagtccCAGCCAAGTCCCTCTACTGAGTGATGATCCACATAGGCCACTTCCCGTCTCAGCAGGAACAGAGAATGACATGTTGCATTAAAACTAGAATCACACGTGCAAATCATAATTGtgataagtacaaaataaatcgAAGTAAATAAagtggttaaataataataaaaaaaaacccagaaagggCTGAATTAACTATACTTGTCACACCTGTGACATGACTATACTTATCAATGACAATGGGGACAGATCTgaactatatattttttcatttgtatggTTCTGAGTATTTTGAATTGGTTTGCAGTTTTAATCGGTTTGCTTAAACTTACTTCACAGAACTGCTGCCCCTTCAGGAGAGCTCACTAAAATGGCAGTGTCCAACATTTCACCTTTCTCCAGCCCCAACAATCTGAGTGTGCTCAATGCCACAGCCTACAGTAGTCACAGCAACTCTGCTTTGCACTACTCTATTCAGGCCCTCGTTTCAGGAGTGGGTTGCATCACACTGATCATTTTTGGAGGCTGCATCCTGTATGTGATCCTCTCTGATACTGTATTTAAAGAAGAACTCAAATGTGCTCTTGGTTAATTTGCTGCTGAGTAACATCAGCTATTTCAGTTTGAAGTGTGTGATAACTGCCGTGTATTCTTACCAAGTTCAAATTGTGAGGCCTGTGTGTTCAGTTTGCAATATTTTCATGAAAACCTGCATGAGGAGTGAGACAGACACTTTGTCCACTATGGCTCTGGACAGATACATGGCTGTTTGCTGGCTCTTTAAGCATTACAATTTACTGGCGGTGTGGTTCTTCTCAGCATTGTAGCCAGTGGTTTTCCTGGTCACAGAATACATATTCAGTGCCTCAGAATTAAGTCACCTCTTCTCAAGAATGCTCACTTGTCATATGGTTTCCTCAATGGCTGATGAACATTTCCACCTTCGCAATGAGTTTGTTTTTGCCCtgtaatttatgtttttttccaGAGACATTAGAATTAAGTGTTTCAAAAAGCTTAATATGTTCAGAGTGGGCATAGCCCCACAGGAGTGAACAAAAAAACCTTGTTTACAGCAAAAGAAAAATCAGAAACGGTTTACATTCATATATTATAATGCTTAAAGGGCCTGCTTGACAAATCTGAAGGAGaaacacacataaaacaaagTAGCTGATCACATACTTGTAGCATACAGCTGTTCACCATTTTGGGTTGGAAGAGCCATACTGTTGACCAGGAGGTTCCTTAAGTCATGtagatatataaaatatgtttggTTTAGTAAATTAAAATAGCTGgctccaaaatatttacttatttTGGACAGTTAATATGTCACTTATGGGGGGAAATCTCTTTTCAAAACAAGTGCAATAATgagtacatcatttttttttagtgCATATGTAACACCTTTCGGTTATAGTTTCTTTTCTGTGAAAAACACTGTTCTGTCTGTTGTCAGTTTGTCATTTGTATAGCAAATGTCCAGTTTGGGTTTGCAATGGTTTATCATTGTCTTGGTATGGTATATGGTTCTGGTGATGCAAATGTTTAATGTATAATCCCTGTAGAAACCTGTGGACCTGAATCTTAATGCCACAGTCAACAATTTCTACATTTTCAACATTACACATAATACTTTTTGtgtatattaaattaataaaacaaattgtcaTTATAATGGTTTCTATAaggcatttaataaaataaagtatgtaTGTTAACTTATGGTAAGACTGTTCATGATGACTACACTAACAAGGGCATCATTAATCAATGGTTACTTCAAATAAATCCGATATGTATTCAGCAAGATATAAAATCATTTGTAGAATTGGGTGAACTTTGCTTTTCTTAACACTTTGACATGTTTATGCTAAACCTTCAAGGGACCAGTTACTAAGCTTCCATCAACTgacaataaagctttgttttgacaGCATCCCCATGGAAACAAGATCAGTATCTGGAGGTAAGTAGCCACCTGgagcaaaatgaaaataaaagtagGAACACAATAAGACCTTGGATTAAATCAAGTGGAAACTGGAGATGTGAATTTGTTGCTAACCTTTCATCTCTACTGCTTTACCACATTATTCACAGCCTAGGAATCAGCTCTATACAATGGTTGTATAAATCCATTGGTACCACTTGCACTAAATTAACTAACGTGATGTAGAAGTTTTTGAAGAAACCTTTTCTCTGAGAATTAAAgtgttaaaataaacatatacagGTGATTAGCACAGTGAGAACAATAGGCAGGTAAAATGCTTTTCAAACCTTTCAAGTGAGTGTTGTTTAATTTCTTGTAATGGGGTGGATTATCATGCAATGTGTCACACTCTTCAGTAATTGACAGAAGTGTCAAGAACAAGGTTATGGAAAAGGTATTTGTTTAGTCAGGTACAGTGCCCCTATAACCAAACATAAgttagtaacaaaaaaacaaaacaaataggaaTGCACACATTtctacgattattattattattattattattattattattattattattattattattcaagatTTCTGTAAAACTGCATATGGTTAATGTTACTTTCATTCTCTTCACATTCTAGTACGTAAGGCTTTGCTCAAATACCCAAATGATATTGCACTGAAATCAACTACTATAAAGCTCCAAGCATATTGTGCTATTTCATATGACCCTGTTAATGACTGCTTCGCAGTATTTCACCATGTTGCCTCACTGAGATGCATTCTAGTTCACTTTGTTTTCACGTTTGTCCCCTTCTTCCTGTTTGTCTTCATGTTCATGTTTATCTTTGCTTTCACTTTTGTCCTCATTCTCATGTTTGTCCCCTTTTTCAGGTTTGTCCTCATCTTCATGTTTGCCTTCGGTTTCAGGTCGCTCTTTGGTTTCCTCAACGCCAGTACCTTCTACTCCCTCTTCACCTCCTCTATCTTGTGATTCATGCTTGTTCAGCTCATTGTTTTTCCTAGCTGCTCTGgatttattctaaaaaaaaaaagaatatgaaatataaatataaaaatacattagcGTATCAAAGGTGGACACTCTGACTAGAGgtggttataccatgcatttcccatagttcaccatggtttgccatattttttaCCTATGCTTTGTCatgctttcagtatgctttatttcactttgctatgcttttacgatGGTAAACACTGATAAGGGCATGTTCTTTGCACCTTGTTGTGTTGTGCACTGTCGCAGCCCCGGGGGTAGCGGGCAATGTTTTCCATGTATTTCTCATTCCTCTGCCAGTCCTCGTGCCACCTCTTCACGCTGTATTGAGGCCCGCAGCTCGAGAGCCGCTCCAGGATGTTGTGGTTCTCTCGGGTCACTCGgagcagctcctgctgcctttTCTCTCTGTTCAGGCTGATGGCAAAGCAGGGATTACATTCCCCTTTCCGAGTGTTAAAGAAGCACCCTGGAAAACAAAACCTGTCTCTATCCAAGGGCTTTCTTTAATTGGCACGGAATGTATCGTTTTCATCAGGGATAAATATTTACTTTTACTTAATTATATATAGCAACGATACTGTAAAAACGAAAATACATACAAGAAGGTATTTTCCCTGAAACATACTGCATTataagtgatatatatatatatatatatatatatatatatatatatatatatatatatatatatatatatatatatatatatatatcgcaatATTGTATTATAGAAACTGTAATGTTACCCTGATATTGTGGTACCTTTTATTCTCATAGTCATTTTTGTTGTCGATGCGACCCCTGGTCCTCATAATGTTAGACATCTTCTCCAGCAGCATGCTGTTGTCACGTTCAATAGTAGACAGCCGTTCTTCCTCCAGCTTCACAAAACCCATGCAAACATCATTTttagtcaatgttttttttttttttttactaacagaGCAACATAGTAAAATGTTGGTTTATGCTACTATTGCTTGACGCTTCCTGGAATTTACTGTTAAGAATAGTAAGCTGCTCTTGCCATCTAGTGGAGAACATTAGCATGTCATAAAACGTggtactgtaatatatatttacTATCAGGTAAACACAATCACAGTTGAAGCCTTAAGTCCTTAATATAACTACTTGTAATATTAACGATAATGTAATTATTACCttgagctttttcattttgagatGAAGATGGCCATATGTTTGTGGAGTGGTCGTGTTCACCATAGGTTTTGCTGACTTCACCTAAAGTGTTTGAAAATATACCAGtatactgtataattaaaaacaataactgCAATAGAATCTATGTACCTTGTGCTTGAGGTCAAATTGGCCAGAGTGACTTAGCTCATGTACCATATGAAGTTCCCATCACTTTCTTTTTTCAAAGTGGAACTGAAAGACTGGTTTCAGTCCAGAAATAGCTggtagtgtttaaaaaaaaaaaaaaaaaaaaaaaaaaaaactgaagaaaaaaaatcttaatgaGAATGTCATGGTTCCTTGAAAAAGTGTAGTAAATATGGCTCATTTCCcttagaaaaaaacaactttaaaagcaTTCCTTTTATATGAACATGCTTCATTCACTGCATGGTTTCCAAAAATAATTTCACTTTCTTATCGTGCTGCTCCCCAGTTGTCATGGTGCCCTGATACATGTAGTGGGTATCTACAGTATTAATTGAATTGCGAAGACCCTTTTATATTTTGTGTAATAATCTTTCTATAATCATTCAGTCTATATTCATTTTATAACAATTGT from the Acipenser ruthenus chromosome 9, fAciRut3.2 maternal haplotype, whole genome shotgun sequence genome contains:
- the LOC117405520 gene encoding sperm axonemal maintenance protein CFAP97D1-like → MMHRAYQPVLPCGNKYLQEKWDKTYYDEHRKKVKSAKPMVNTTTPQTYGHLHLKMKKLKLEEERLSTIERDNSMLLEKMSNIMRTRGRIDNKNDYENKSLNREKRQQELLRVTRENHNILERLSSCGPQYSVKRWHEDWQRNEKYMENIARYPRGCDSAQHNKNKSRAARKNNELNKHESQDRGGEEGVEGTGVEETKERPETEGKHEDEDKPEKGDKHENEDKSESKDKHEHEDKQEEGDKRENKVN